In one window of Nicotiana tabacum cultivar K326 chromosome 12, ASM71507v2, whole genome shotgun sequence DNA:
- the LOC142167232 gene encoding uncharacterized protein LOC142167232 — MNGAVDTANKNNKRILWKIVDNHRQWHGKLSFALLGYQTTMRTSAGATPYMLVYGTEVVIPLEVEILSLRVIQEDKLDDAEWIRVRQEQLELINKKGMDVVCHSQLYQNRMASVFNRKVKLWEFTLWLLVLMKIFPHQEEAKGKFAMKWQGPYVVHGVLSGGGILAEMDSRVGTKPINSEAIRRYYI, encoded by the coding sequence ATGAATGGAGCGGTCGATACAgccaacaaaaacaacaaaaggaTCTTATGgaagatagtggacaatcacagGCAGTGGCACGGAAAGCtatcctttgccttgttgggttaccaAACCACTATGAGAACGTCCGCTGGAGCAACGCCTtacatgttggtatatggcacagaAGTTGTGATCCCCTTAGAGGTCGAGATACTATCTTTGAGAGTCATTCAGGAAGACAAACtagatgatgcagaatggatacgtGTCAGGCAAGAACAACTCGAGCTCATCAATAAAAAGGGAATGGACGTAGTATGTCATAGTCAACTGTATCAAAATAGGATGGCCAGTGTGTTCAATAGGAAGGTGAAACTTTGGGAGTTCACACTATGGCTGCTGGTTTTGATGAAGATATTCCCTCATCAAGAAGAGGCCAAAGGAAAGTTTGCAATGAAATGGCAAGGTCCTTATGTGGTCCATGGAGTATTGTCGGGAGGAGGTATCCTAGCAGAAATGGACAGCAGAGTCGGCACAAAACCCATCAACTCAGAAGCAATCAGGAGATACtacatttga